The following coding sequences lie in one Mycobacterium sp. DL440 genomic window:
- a CDS encoding cytochrome ubiquinol oxidase subunit I, whose product MDALDVSRWQFGITTVYHFIFVPLTIGLAPLIAIMQTVWVVTGNDSWYRLTRFFGKLFLINFAIGVATGLVQEFQFGMNWSEYSRFVGDIFGAPLAMEGLVAFFFESTFIGLWIFGWSRLPRLVHLACIWIVALAVNMSAFFIIAANSFMQHPVGAQFNPETGRAELTSIVALFTNNTAIAAFSHAVAGAFLTAGTFVACVCAWWMVRSHGRGDDAESAKVDDAVTMYRPATILGCWVTLIAAVALFFTGDAQGKLMFQQQPMKMASAESLCNSKTDPNFSVLTVGTHNNCDSVVHLIEVPYVLPFLAEGKFSGVHLDGVKDLQARFEEKFGPGDYRPNLFVTYWSFRAMIGFLAVPGLFALAALWLTRGGRIPRHRWFSWFALLTIPTPFLANSAGWVFTEMGRQPWVVVPNPTGDQDIRLTVAQGVSGHSAGLVWLSLITFTLLYAVLAVVWFFLLRRYIVEGPLEHDSEPAPPTPPDDDEVAPLSFAY is encoded by the coding sequence ATGGACGCTTTGGACGTTTCACGGTGGCAATTCGGAATCACCACCGTGTACCACTTCATTTTCGTTCCGCTGACCATCGGGTTGGCGCCACTGATCGCCATCATGCAGACGGTGTGGGTGGTTACCGGAAACGACAGTTGGTACCGGTTGACCCGGTTCTTCGGCAAGCTCTTCCTGATCAACTTCGCGATCGGCGTCGCTACCGGCCTCGTGCAGGAATTCCAGTTCGGCATGAACTGGAGCGAGTACTCGCGATTCGTCGGAGACATCTTCGGTGCACCGCTGGCCATGGAAGGCCTCGTCGCATTCTTCTTCGAATCCACGTTCATCGGATTGTGGATCTTCGGCTGGTCGCGACTGCCACGGCTGGTTCACCTGGCCTGTATCTGGATCGTGGCCCTGGCAGTGAACATGTCGGCGTTCTTCATCATCGCCGCGAACTCGTTCATGCAGCATCCCGTCGGGGCGCAGTTCAATCCGGAAACCGGCCGCGCCGAACTGACCAGCATCGTCGCGCTCTTCACCAACAACACCGCGATCGCCGCATTCAGTCACGCTGTCGCGGGCGCTTTCCTGACCGCAGGCACATTCGTCGCGTGCGTATGCGCATGGTGGATGGTGCGCTCGCACGGCCGTGGTGACGACGCGGAGAGCGCAAAGGTCGACGATGCGGTCACGATGTACCGCCCTGCCACGATCCTGGGCTGCTGGGTCACGCTGATCGCCGCGGTCGCGCTGTTCTTCACCGGAGACGCACAGGGCAAGCTGATGTTTCAACAACAGCCCATGAAGATGGCCTCGGCAGAATCGTTGTGCAACAGCAAGACCGATCCCAACTTCTCAGTGCTGACCGTCGGCACCCACAACAACTGCGACAGTGTCGTACACCTCATCGAGGTGCCGTATGTGCTGCCGTTCCTGGCCGAGGGCAAGTTCAGCGGCGTTCACCTCGACGGCGTCAAAGACCTGCAGGCGCGCTTCGAGGAGAAGTTCGGGCCGGGTGACTACCGTCCGAATCTCTTTGTCACCTACTGGTCATTTCGGGCGATGATCGGATTCCTGGCTGTGCCAGGGTTGTTCGCGCTGGCCGCGCTCTGGCTGACCCGTGGCGGGAGAATCCCCCGCCACCGCTGGTTCAGCTGGTTCGCCCTGCTGACGATCCCCACCCCGTTCCTGGCCAACAGCGCCGGTTGGGTGTTCACCGAGATGGGTCGCCAGCCCTGGGTCGTAGTGCCGAATCCGACCGGCGATCAAGACATCCGGTTGACCGTCGCCCAGGGTGTCTCCGGGCACTCGGCAGGGCTGGTATGGCTTTCACTGATCACGTTCACCCTCCTGTACGCCGTGCTGGCGGTCGTGTGGTTCTTCCTGCTGCGCCGCTACATCGTCGAGGGACCGCTGGAACACGACTCCGAACCTGCCCCGCCGACGCCACCGGACGATGACGAAGTCGCGCCGTTGTCGTTCGCCTACTGA
- a CDS encoding HdeD family acid-resistance protein, which yields METTAAPNLLPHLWKSTLVSGILAVILGILVLMWPGITILVAAIFFAAYLLITGISQVVLAFSIRSSVGGRVLLLIGGAAALVLAVLCFVSPENTFQLLAIWIGVGFIFRGVATAMSAIGDPSLPGRIWEIIIGIVSVIAGIIMFVAPLDGLVALAQVTGIILIVVGVFEVISAFAIRNEAKKLHTLISPEPPTVT from the coding sequence ATGGAAACCACTGCTGCTCCAAACTTGTTGCCACATCTGTGGAAATCGACGCTGGTTTCGGGAATCCTTGCCGTCATCCTCGGCATCCTCGTCCTGATGTGGCCCGGCATCACCATTCTGGTTGCCGCCATCTTCTTCGCCGCCTATTTGCTGATCACCGGCATCTCGCAAGTAGTTCTGGCGTTCAGCATCCGGTCATCCGTGGGTGGACGCGTGTTGTTGTTGATCGGCGGCGCTGCGGCACTCGTGCTGGCTGTGCTGTGCTTCGTCAGCCCGGAGAATACATTCCAACTGCTCGCGATCTGGATCGGTGTCGGGTTCATCTTCCGCGGTGTCGCGACGGCGATGTCGGCCATCGGAGACCCCTCACTGCCCGGGCGGATCTGGGAGATCATCATCGGCATCGTCAGCGTCATCGCCGGCATCATCATGTTCGTCGCCCCGCTGGACGGTTTGGTCGCGTTGGCTCAGGTCACCGGCATCATCCTGATTGTCGTCGGGGTTTTCGAGGTGATCTCGGCCTTCGCGATCCGCAACGAGGCCAAGAAACTCCACACCTTGATCTCGCCGGAGCCCCCCACCGTGACGTAA
- a CDS encoding ABC transporter substrate-binding protein: MWRFAVVVAASGALAMSGCANNTESGGSETKTTTAAKVEKVDAIANSVPEPIKSSGKLVIGTDPSYPPNEFKDPGGQIIGFDVDLMNAIAATLGLTPEYRASLFDKIIPSVQGGNYNVGMSSFTDSKKREEQVDFVTYFSAGSAWAQKVGAGINPEDACGMKIAVQTATVQDTEEMPARSKKCVDAGKPAINVIKFDDQTAATSAVMLGQADAMSADSPVTAYAIKQSNGKLEAAGETFDSAPYGWAVQKGSPLAASLREALQHLIDNGVYKQVAANWGAENGMIDKPVVNGATS, from the coding sequence ATATGGCGTTTCGCGGTGGTCGTCGCCGCAAGCGGTGCGCTCGCGATGTCGGGCTGCGCGAACAATACCGAGTCCGGTGGGTCAGAAACCAAGACGACGACGGCGGCAAAGGTTGAGAAGGTCGACGCGATAGCCAATTCGGTGCCGGAGCCGATCAAGTCGAGCGGCAAGCTGGTCATCGGGACCGACCCGTCCTATCCGCCCAACGAATTCAAGGATCCCGGCGGCCAGATCATCGGCTTCGATGTCGATCTGATGAATGCGATCGCCGCCACGCTGGGTCTCACTCCGGAGTATCGGGCGTCGTTGTTCGACAAGATCATCCCGTCGGTTCAGGGCGGGAACTACAACGTCGGCATGTCGTCGTTCACCGACTCGAAGAAGCGTGAAGAGCAGGTTGACTTCGTGACCTATTTCAGTGCCGGTTCGGCGTGGGCGCAGAAGGTCGGTGCGGGGATCAACCCCGAAGACGCATGCGGCATGAAGATCGCGGTGCAGACGGCAACGGTGCAGGACACGGAGGAAATGCCGGCGCGCAGCAAGAAGTGCGTCGACGCGGGTAAGCCCGCCATCAACGTCATCAAGTTCGACGACCAGACCGCCGCCACCAGTGCGGTGATGCTGGGACAGGCCGACGCCATGTCGGCGGATTCGCCGGTGACGGCATACGCGATCAAGCAGAGCAACGGAAAGCTCGAAGCGGCTGGGGAAACCTTCGACTCCGCTCCCTACGGTTGGGCGGTGCAGAAGGGATCGCCCCTCGCAGCGTCGCTGCGGGAGGCACTGCAGCACCTGATCGACAACGGTGTGTACAAGCAGGTGGCCGCGAACTGGGGCGCGGAGAACGGGATGATCGACAAGCCGGTCGTCAACGGTGCGACCAGCTGA
- a CDS encoding amino acid ABC transporter permease, whose protein sequence is MSDESSPAAIDAVPLRHPWRWVAAILILGVIGLFLWGAATNEAYGWETYGKYLFDQRISEAAWNTLQLTIYSMILALVLGVLLAVMRLSPNPVLKAVSWTYLWIFRGTPIYVQLVLWGLVPVIYRNIQIGVPFGPRLFEFTLSDPNVFWLAVLGLGLNEAAYMAEIIRAGINSVPEGQTEASVALGMSWVMTMRRTVLPQAMRVIIPPTGNEFISMLKTTSLVTAIPYSFELYGRSKDIGVGLFQPVPLLLVASTWYLAITSILMVGQYYLERHYARGASRKLTSKQLQALAKAQMGEPHP, encoded by the coding sequence ATGAGTGATGAATCGTCGCCGGCCGCTATCGACGCCGTCCCGCTGAGACATCCGTGGCGTTGGGTGGCGGCGATCCTCATCCTCGGCGTGATCGGGCTGTTCCTGTGGGGCGCTGCGACCAACGAGGCGTACGGGTGGGAGACGTACGGCAAGTACCTCTTCGATCAGCGCATCTCGGAAGCTGCCTGGAACACGCTGCAACTGACCATCTATTCGATGATCCTGGCGCTCGTTCTGGGCGTGCTCCTGGCGGTGATGCGGTTGTCGCCGAACCCGGTGCTCAAAGCCGTGTCCTGGACGTACCTGTGGATCTTCCGCGGCACACCGATCTATGTCCAGTTGGTGCTGTGGGGCCTGGTCCCCGTGATCTACCGAAACATTCAGATCGGCGTACCGTTTGGCCCGAGGCTCTTCGAATTCACTCTGTCTGATCCGAATGTGTTCTGGCTGGCGGTTCTCGGCCTTGGCCTCAACGAGGCCGCCTATATGGCGGAGATCATCCGAGCCGGCATCAACTCAGTGCCTGAAGGCCAAACGGAAGCCTCGGTCGCGCTTGGCATGTCGTGGGTCATGACCATGCGACGAACTGTGCTTCCTCAGGCCATGCGGGTCATCATCCCGCCGACCGGCAACGAGTTCATCAGCATGCTGAAGACGACGTCGCTGGTCACCGCCATTCCCTACAGCTTCGAGTTGTACGGCCGCTCAAAGGATATTGGTGTCGGTCTGTTTCAGCCGGTCCCGCTACTGCTGGTGGCGTCCACCTGGTACCTGGCTATCACCAGCATTCTGATGGTCGGCCAGTACTACCTCGAGCGGCATTACGCGCGTGGTGCGTCGCGCAAGTTGACCTCCAAGCAGCTGCAGGCCCTGGCCAAAGCGCAGATGGGAGAGCCACATCCATGA
- a CDS encoding amino acid ABC transporter ATP-binding protein: protein MVRAESVCKNFGALPVLKGVTLDVGRGEVLCMVGPSGSGKSTFLRCINHLEQVNAGRLYVDGELIGYRERGGKLHEMAPRDAARQRRDIGMVFQHFNLFPHRTALDNIVEAPMRVKRVKKDAALARAKDLLDQVGLAAKADAYPAQLSGGQQQRVAIARALAMNPKLMLFDEPTSALDPELVGEVLAVIKKLAGEGMTMMVVTHEMGFAREVADKLVFMDGGVIVESGNPREMMANPKHERTKEFLSKVM from the coding sequence ATGGTGCGGGCCGAGAGTGTCTGTAAGAACTTCGGTGCCCTGCCCGTCTTGAAAGGCGTCACCTTGGACGTCGGCAGGGGCGAGGTGTTGTGCATGGTCGGTCCATCGGGTTCGGGCAAGTCAACGTTCCTGCGGTGTATCAACCACCTCGAACAGGTCAACGCCGGCCGTCTGTACGTCGACGGGGAGCTGATCGGCTATCGCGAACGTGGTGGCAAACTGCACGAGATGGCCCCGCGCGATGCCGCCCGGCAGCGCCGTGACATCGGCATGGTGTTCCAGCATTTCAACCTGTTCCCGCACCGTACCGCATTGGACAACATCGTCGAGGCGCCCATGCGCGTCAAACGGGTGAAGAAGGACGCCGCGCTGGCCCGGGCCAAGGATCTGCTCGATCAGGTGGGTTTGGCGGCCAAGGCCGATGCTTACCCCGCGCAGTTGTCGGGCGGCCAACAGCAGCGGGTGGCCATCGCCCGGGCGCTGGCGATGAACCCGAAGCTGATGCTGTTCGACGAGCCGACGTCGGCCCTGGATCCCGAGCTCGTCGGAGAGGTGCTGGCGGTCATCAAGAAACTCGCCGGCGAGGGTATGACGATGATGGTGGTCACCCACGAGATGGGTTTTGCCCGTGAGGTCGCCGACAAGTTGGTGTTCATGGACGGCGGAGTCATCGTGGAGAGCGGTAATCCCCGTGAGATGATGGCCAACCCCAAACATGAACGCACAAAGGAGTTTCTGTCGAAGGTGATGTAG
- a CDS encoding sulfurtransferase yields MASARKDVFVTAGELRELIASGDPVTVLDVRWSLAEPDGEQAYLSGHLPGAVYVSLDADLTDHRITGRGRHPLPSGSDLQAAARRWGVRTGVPTVVYDDWNRAGSARAWWVLTAAGIEEVRILDGGLAAWSAVGEALQSGPVTPQPGDVAVVHDDLYKGALRTLTAEQATTGVEVLLDARAPERFRGDVEPVDPVAGHIPGAVNLPSTQLLSVDGTLVADARLRALLADRGVADGADIGAYCGSGVTAALAVAGLAAAGVEAALYPGSWSEWASDPVRPVARGEQ; encoded by the coding sequence GTGGCTTCCGCACGCAAAGACGTATTCGTCACGGCCGGTGAGCTTCGTGAGCTCATCGCTTCCGGGGACCCGGTCACTGTGCTGGACGTGCGTTGGTCGTTGGCCGAGCCCGACGGTGAGCAGGCCTACCTGAGTGGCCATCTGCCCGGCGCCGTCTATGTCTCGCTGGACGCGGATCTGACCGACCATCGCATCACCGGCCGGGGTCGTCATCCGCTGCCGTCGGGATCCGACTTGCAGGCGGCGGCGCGCCGTTGGGGGGTGCGCACGGGTGTGCCCACCGTGGTCTACGACGACTGGAACCGTGCCGGATCGGCCCGGGCCTGGTGGGTGTTGACCGCGGCCGGGATCGAGGAGGTCCGCATTCTCGACGGAGGCCTGGCGGCGTGGTCCGCGGTGGGCGAGGCGCTGCAATCCGGCCCGGTCACACCGCAGCCCGGGGACGTCGCTGTCGTCCACGACGACCTCTACAAGGGGGCGCTGCGCACCCTGACCGCCGAACAGGCGACGACCGGGGTCGAGGTGCTGCTGGACGCCAGGGCGCCGGAGCGATTCCGTGGCGACGTCGAACCCGTGGACCCGGTGGCCGGTCACATCCCCGGGGCCGTCAATCTGCCCAGCACCCAGTTGCTTTCCGTCGACGGCACTCTGGTTGCGGACGCCCGGCTACGCGCGCTGCTCGCCGATCGTGGCGTGGCCGACGGCGCCGATATCGGCGCCTACTGCGGTTCGGGGGTCACCGCGGCGCTCGCAGTGGCCGGCCTGGCAGCGGCCGGAGTGGAGGCCGCGCTGTATCCCGGCTCATGGTCGGAGTGGGCGTCGGATCCGGTTCGGCCAGTGGCCCGAGGGGAGCAGTAG
- the macS gene encoding MacS family sensor histidine kinase, giving the protein MQRRPDPVTPLWRAAQIFRLLSCLYALGFQIAINDDLTSPVLAGGLCAVLIGWSIACAIAYLQGFGRRPSWVIAEIVVVLALMLSTELVASEHWIADNQSWPTTLWATNATISAALQFGPVGGMGAGLAVMAAAAALKGYVSINLGRNATIVIELAVGLAVGMAAQTARRAHAELERAVRLAASLEERERFSRRVHDGAIQVLALVSRRGREIGGETAQLAELAGEQERALRRLVSAPDPEVHTGGVTDIGALLRSRASDRVSVSLPAEPVLLEHDAAHELFAATGNALDNAAAHAGPDARVFVLLEDLGDSVTVSIRDDGIGIGDGRLTEAVREGHVGISKSIVGRMDWLGGQAHLNTAPGCGTEWELTLPRSSGGRDALERGQ; this is encoded by the coding sequence ATGCAGCGCCGCCCGGACCCGGTCACTCCGTTGTGGCGTGCTGCGCAGATCTTCCGTTTGCTGAGTTGCCTGTACGCGCTGGGCTTTCAGATCGCGATCAATGACGATCTGACGAGTCCGGTACTGGCCGGCGGGCTGTGCGCGGTGCTGATCGGGTGGAGCATCGCGTGCGCGATTGCCTACCTGCAAGGTTTCGGCCGTCGTCCATCGTGGGTCATCGCGGAGATCGTGGTGGTCCTGGCGCTCATGCTCTCAACCGAATTGGTGGCATCCGAGCACTGGATCGCCGACAACCAGTCGTGGCCCACCACGTTGTGGGCGACGAACGCCACCATTTCGGCGGCACTGCAATTCGGTCCGGTCGGCGGGATGGGAGCCGGGCTGGCCGTGATGGCTGCCGCGGCCGCGTTGAAGGGCTATGTCAGCATCAATCTCGGCCGCAACGCGACCATCGTCATCGAACTGGCGGTGGGCCTCGCGGTGGGGATGGCCGCTCAGACCGCGCGTCGCGCCCATGCCGAATTGGAGCGTGCGGTGCGGTTGGCGGCCTCGTTGGAAGAGCGCGAGCGATTCTCACGACGGGTCCACGACGGCGCCATTCAGGTGCTGGCCCTGGTTTCGCGGCGAGGTCGGGAAATCGGTGGTGAGACAGCGCAATTGGCTGAACTCGCCGGGGAGCAGGAGCGCGCGTTGCGCAGGTTGGTCAGCGCGCCCGATCCGGAGGTGCACACCGGTGGCGTCACCGATATCGGTGCCTTGCTGCGGTCGCGGGCCTCCGATCGGGTTTCGGTCAGCCTGCCGGCCGAACCCGTGCTGCTCGAGCACGACGCCGCCCATGAGTTGTTCGCCGCGACCGGCAACGCCCTGGACAATGCCGCCGCACACGCCGGACCTGACGCCCGGGTTTTCGTGCTGCTGGAGGATCTCGGCGATTCGGTGACGGTGAGCATTCGCGACGACGGAATCGGTATCGGCGACGGAAGGTTGACCGAGGCGGTCCGCGAAGGTCATGTGGGAATCTCGAAATCGATTGTGGGCCGCATGGATTGGCTGGGTGGGCAGGCGCATTTGAACACGGCGCCCGGATGTGGCACGGAATGGGAACTCACGCTGCCCCGCTCATCGGGTGGCCGTGACGCACTCGAGAGGGGACAGTGA
- a CDS encoding response regulator transcription factor → MTEPTLKVMVVDDHPIWRDAVARDLADEGFEVVATADGVASARTRAGVVLPDVVVMDMSLSDGSGATATAEVLTVSPSSRVLVLSASDERDDVLEAVKAGATGYLVKSASKAELTAAVRATAEGRAVFTPGLAGLVLGEYRRIAQRPVDGPATPSLTERETEVLRFVAKGLTAKQIATRLSLSHRTVENHVQATFRKLQVANRVELARYAIEHGLDE, encoded by the coding sequence ATGACGGAGCCCACACTGAAGGTGATGGTCGTCGACGATCATCCGATCTGGCGCGACGCGGTGGCACGCGACCTCGCCGACGAGGGGTTCGAGGTCGTGGCCACCGCCGACGGAGTGGCTTCGGCGCGTACGCGGGCCGGGGTGGTGCTGCCTGACGTGGTGGTGATGGACATGAGCCTGTCCGACGGCAGTGGCGCCACGGCCACCGCGGAGGTGCTCACAGTGTCGCCGTCGTCGCGGGTACTGGTGCTCTCAGCCTCCGACGAGCGCGACGATGTTCTGGAAGCGGTGAAAGCCGGGGCCACCGGGTATCTGGTGAAGAGCGCGTCGAAAGCCGAATTGACCGCTGCGGTGCGGGCCACGGCGGAGGGGCGTGCCGTGTTCACCCCGGGGTTGGCCGGCCTGGTCCTCGGCGAGTATCGGCGTATCGCCCAACGTCCGGTCGACGGTCCGGCCACCCCCAGCTTGACCGAGCGGGAGACCGAGGTGCTGCGTTTTGTGGCAAAGGGGTTGACGGCCAAGCAGATCGCCACCCGCCTGTCCCTGAGCCACCGCACGGTGGAGAACCACGTCCAGGCGACGTTCCGCAAGTTGCAGGTCGCCAATCGCGTCGAATTGGCCCGCTACGCCATCGAACATGGCCTCGACGAGTAG
- a CDS encoding DUF2339 domain-containing protein, which yields MSESHRAVIARMSSDLAAISAYMNRVSADLGELGRMLDQAPAAVPPPVPYAAPVAWPVAPAPVPRTPVPALRPERSEGWIGKALAVAGVAVTLTGVVLLLVLAAQAGILRPEFRVAAGAVLAAGLVGAGWWLHRRPGGGVGAIALAATGVAAAYMDVIAMTTIYDWVSAPVGLMVAAGIGGGGLMLARRWNSEQLGLLVLVPLIALAPVVTDGVTLLLTGFMLALSAAALPVQLGRDWTGLYAARIAAATLPLLTALAAAAIDGRTDLLLALACGLAAVLALAGGVLVLRWTTKPSATAVLTACGVLPVLCVAAGVDRVIAALMAAALAAALAAIVALGARFPGVGVVVRQIWSVLAAVAALIAVLVAFDGPVAGPVLLAMATVVAVAGRRRGVMRWIAIGLAVVGGLIYLDYGGPDTLIEATKLSPGLTVSVLIGSVLAISAAAAISWAWSVEGAGDQEVLRLVWAAAALVAGYALTVFAVTAGVAIAGTGAGFFGGHMVATICWIAVAAGLLGYAARRAKAQRSLPIGGGMALVAAAMAKLFLFDLGTLDGIFRVAVFIVVGLALLGMGAGYARLLNQQDQAADHRPV from the coding sequence ATGAGCGAATCTCATCGCGCCGTGATCGCCCGGATGTCGTCCGATCTGGCCGCGATCTCGGCGTACATGAACCGGGTGTCGGCGGATCTGGGGGAGTTGGGGCGAATGCTCGATCAGGCTCCGGCGGCTGTACCGCCCCCGGTGCCTTACGCGGCGCCGGTCGCCTGGCCCGTCGCTCCCGCGCCGGTGCCGCGGACGCCTGTGCCCGCGTTGCGTCCGGAGCGCTCAGAGGGCTGGATCGGCAAGGCGCTCGCGGTGGCCGGGGTGGCCGTGACGCTCACCGGTGTGGTGCTGCTGCTGGTACTGGCCGCCCAGGCCGGCATCCTGCGACCGGAGTTCAGGGTCGCCGCGGGTGCAGTGCTGGCCGCCGGGCTGGTCGGCGCCGGGTGGTGGCTGCATCGCCGGCCCGGTGGCGGCGTGGGAGCGATCGCGTTGGCGGCCACCGGTGTTGCGGCCGCGTACATGGATGTGATCGCCATGACCACGATCTATGACTGGGTATCGGCGCCGGTCGGTCTGATGGTGGCAGCCGGAATCGGTGGTGGCGGTCTCATGCTGGCTCGGCGGTGGAACTCAGAACAGCTGGGCTTGTTGGTTCTGGTGCCGCTGATCGCCCTGGCGCCCGTCGTCACTGACGGGGTCACCCTGTTGCTGACCGGATTCATGCTTGCGTTGTCGGCCGCCGCACTTCCCGTCCAACTCGGTCGGGACTGGACCGGGTTGTACGCCGCGCGTATCGCCGCGGCCACGTTGCCGTTGTTGACAGCACTCGCCGCGGCCGCAATCGATGGTCGGACCGATCTCCTGCTCGCGCTGGCCTGCGGGCTTGCTGCAGTACTGGCGTTGGCGGGTGGGGTGCTGGTGCTGCGCTGGACCACAAAGCCATCGGCGACGGCGGTTCTGACGGCGTGCGGCGTTCTGCCGGTGTTGTGTGTCGCGGCCGGCGTTGATCGGGTGATCGCGGCCCTCATGGCGGCGGCGTTGGCGGCGGCCTTGGCGGCGATCGTGGCGCTCGGCGCGCGCTTCCCCGGGGTGGGCGTCGTGGTCCGCCAGATCTGGTCGGTGCTCGCGGCCGTTGCCGCGCTCATCGCGGTGCTGGTGGCCTTCGACGGACCGGTGGCGGGGCCGGTGTTGTTGGCGATGGCCACGGTGGTCGCCGTTGCGGGGCGTCGCCGGGGTGTGATGCGGTGGATTGCCATCGGGCTGGCTGTGGTCGGGGGTCTGATCTACCTCGACTACGGCGGCCCCGACACCTTGATTGAGGCCACGAAACTATCTCCAGGGCTTACGGTTTCGGTGCTGATCGGCAGCGTACTGGCGATCTCCGCGGCCGCCGCGATCTCGTGGGCATGGTCTGTCGAGGGCGCGGGGGATCAGGAGGTGCTCCGACTGGTGTGGGCAGCGGCGGCCCTCGTAGCCGGATATGCGCTCACCGTGTTCGCCGTGACGGCCGGCGTCGCCATCGCCGGCACCGGGGCCGGCTTCTTCGGTGGTCACATGGTGGCGACCATCTGCTGGATCGCGGTGGCGGCCGGCCTCCTCGGATATGCGGCGCGACGGGCGAAGGCGCAGCGGTCGCTGCCGATCGGCGGAGGCATGGCGCTCGTCGCGGCGGCCATGGCCAAACTGTTCCTGTTCGATCTGGGGACTCTTGACGGAATCTTCCGGGTTGCGGTGTTCATCGTGGTCGGGTTGGCGCTGTTGGGCATGGGTGCGGGATATGCGCGGCTGCTCAATCAGCAGGACCAGGCGGCTGACCACCGGCCGGTGTGA
- a CDS encoding Dps family protein gives MSTRRIESDIQGYQAVPELSGHLQQVLVDLIELGIQGKQAHWNVVGTNFRDLHLQLDEVVDFAREGSDTIAERMRALDAVPDGRSDTVVGSTTLPEFPAYERSTDEVVDLITTRIYATVGTLRGVHDPVDAHDPTTADILHQLIDGLEKLAWLIKSENRKV, from the coding sequence ATGAGTACACGTCGAATCGAATCCGATATCCAGGGGTACCAGGCCGTGCCCGAGCTCAGCGGCCACCTGCAGCAGGTGCTGGTCGACCTGATCGAGCTGGGCATACAGGGCAAGCAGGCGCATTGGAACGTGGTCGGCACCAACTTCCGGGATCTGCATCTCCAGCTCGACGAGGTCGTCGATTTCGCCAGGGAGGGCAGCGACACCATCGCCGAACGGATGCGTGCACTGGACGCCGTACCCGACGGACGGTCGGACACCGTCGTGGGTAGCACGACGTTGCCGGAGTTCCCCGCCTACGAGCGCAGCACCGACGAGGTGGTCGACCTCATCACCACGCGGATCTACGCCACGGTGGGCACGTTGCGTGGCGTGCACGATCCCGTCGATGCGCACGACCCGACCACCGCCGACATCCTGCACCAGTTGATCGATGGTCTGGAAAAGCTGGCGTGGCTGATCAAGTCGGAGAACCGCAAGGTTTAA